The following are encoded together in the Kwoniella europaea PYCC6329 chromosome 1, complete sequence genome:
- a CDS encoding malate dehydrogenase, NAD-dependent, whose translation MVKAVVCGAAGGIGQPLSLLLKLNPIITELALYDVVNAIGVAADLSHIPTPAQVTGYLPPDNGAEKALKGADIVVIPAGVPRKPGMTRDDLFVNAGICATLAQAIANAAPKAFILVISNPVNSTVPVFAETLKKAGVFDPKRLLGVSHLDVIRASTFVASVLGKPTEAQKYSIPVVGGHSGATILPLLSQTKPAIPEILADKEKRDALVNRIQFGGDEVVKAKDGAGSATLSMAQAGAEFANYVIDAAFGGKKGKIVQSYINLAADAGGEAIKKEIGADLDYFSVNIELGPNGIEKILPIGQLDDVEKGLLEAAVKELGPSIEKGAAFQPAPPKL comes from the exons ATGGTCAAAGCTGTAGTCTGCGGTGCTGCCG GTGGTATCGGTCAACCCCTCTCTCTGctcctcaagctcaacccaatcatcacTGAGCTCGCCCTCTACGATGTGGTCAACGCCATAGGT GTCGCTGCCGATTTGTCCCACATCCCTACTCCAGCTCAAGTAACAGGCTATCTCCCACCCGATAACGGAGCTGAGAAAGCTCTCAAGGGAGCCGATATCGTTGTTATCCCAGCTGGTGTACCTAGAAAACCAGGTATGACACGTGATGATCTTTTC GTCAACGCCGGTATCTGTGCAACTCTCGCTCAAGCTATTGCCAACGCCGCACCTAAAGCTTTCATCTTGGTCATCTCCAACCCTGTCAACTCGACTGTTCCAGTCTTCGCTGAGACCCTCAAGAAAGCTGGTGTCTTCGATCCTAAGAG ACTTTTGGGTGTTTCCCACCTCGATGTCATCCGAGCTTCTACCTTCGTAGCTTCAGTTCTCGGTAAACCTACCGAAGCCCAAAAATACTCTATCCCAGTGGTCGGTGGTCACTCTGGTGCTACCATCTTACCTTTGCTTTCTCAAACCAAACCTGCCATC CCTGAAATCTTGGCcgacaaggagaagagagatgctTTGGTCAACAGAATCCAGttcggtggtgatgaagttgTCAAAGCTAAGG ACGGTGCTGGTTCCGCTACTCTCTCAATGGCTCAAG CTGGAGCTGAGTTTGCCAACTACGTCATCGATGCTGCTTTCGGTGGAAAGAAGGGCAAGATCGTTCAATCATACATCAACCTCGCTGCTGATGCTGGTGGTGAAGCTATCAAGAAGGAAATTGGAGCTGATTTAGACTACTTCTCTGTCAACATTGAGCTTGGA CCCAACGGTATCGAGAAAATCCTTCCTATCGGTCAACTCGATGATGTAGAGAAAGGTTTGCTCGAAGCTGCTGTCAAGGAGCTTGGTCCTTCTAtcgagaag GGTGCCGCTTTCCAACCCGCTCCTCCTAAACTCTAG
- a CDS encoding adenylosuccinate lyase, which translates to MDSYQTPLSSRYASKEMSKLFSSGTRFGTWRKLWLNLAIAEKELGLAISDKAIEQMKANLDLDEAQMKVAAEEEKKRRHDVMAHVHTFGTVAPEAAGIIHLGATSCYVTDNADLIFLREGLDILLPKLAVVISRFSSFAEKYRDLPTLGFTHFQPAQLTTVGKRATLWIQELLWDLRNLERARNDLGFRGVKGTTGTQASFLTLFNGDHDKVEALDKRVTELFGFPYAYPVTGQTYSRKIDADVLGPLSSFGATVHKIATDIRLLANLKEIEEPFEKDQIGSSAMAYKRNPMRCERACSLARHLMAIYQNTLMTSSVQWLERTLDDSANRRVTIPEAFLTADILLTTLQNISEGLVVYPKVIARRISQELPFMATENVIMAIVKAGGDRQECHEKIRVLSHQAGSVVKEQGGENDLIDRIRKDDYFQPIWNQLDDLLDPNTFVGRAPEQVDGFVRDWVKPALEKYQDQLKNVKQAELSV; encoded by the exons ATGGACAGCTATCAGACTCCCCTCTCCTC TCGATATGCATCCAAGGAGATGTCCAAACTCTTCTCTTCAGGT ACCAGATTCGGTACTTGGAGAAAGCTATGGCTCAACTTGGCCATCGCCGAGAAG GAACTCGGTCTTGCCATCTCTGACAAAGCTATCGAACAGATGAAAGCCAATTTGGACCTTGACGAAGCTCAGATGAAAGTTGCTGccgaggaagaaaagaaacGACGAC ACGATGTCATGGCTCATGTCCACACTTTCGGTACTGTCGCTCCTGAGGCTGCCGGGATCATCCA CTTGGGAGCTACTTCCTGTTATGTCACCGA TAACGCCGACCTGATCTTCCTTCGAGAAGGACTcgacatcctccttcccaaACTTGCCGTCGTCATCTCTCGATTCTCCTCCTTTGCTGAGAAATATCGTGATTTACCTACATTGGGATTCACTCATTTCCAACCTGCTCAATTGACTACTGTCGGTAAACGTGCGACCTTATGGATTCAAGAGTTATTATGGGACTTGAGAAATTTGGAAAGAGCAAGAAACGATTTAGGTTTCAGAGGTGTAAAAGGAACGACTGGTACTCAAGCTTCCTTCTTGACCCTTTTCAACGGTGATCACGATAAAGTAGAAGCGTTAGATAAAAGAGTGACCGAATTGTTTGGGTTCCCATACGCTTATCCCGTTACTGGCCAGACTTACTCTAGAAAGATTGATGCGGATGTTTTGGGACCGCTGTCAAGTTTCGGTGCGACAGTTCATAAGATTGCTACTGATA TCCGACTTCTTGCCAACTTGAAGGAGATCGAAGAACCTTTCgaaaaagatcaaattggTTCATCAGCCATGGCTTACAAG CGAAACCCTATGCGATGTGAACGAGCTTGTTCTCTCGCTAGACACCTCATGGCAATCTACCAAAACACCTTGATGACCTCTTCCGTTCAATGGCTCGAGAGGACATTAGATGACAG TGCCAACCGAAGAGTCACCATCCCCGAAGCATTCCTCACCGCCGATATCCTCCTCACGACTCTCCAAAACATCTCTGAAGGTTTGGTGGTCTATCCAAAAGTAATCGCACGAAGAATCTCACAGGAACTTCCATTCATGGCTACCGAGAATGTCATTATGGCAATTGTCAAAGCTGGTGGTGACAGACAAGAGTGTCACGAGAAGATTAGAGTATTATCTCATCAAGCTGGATCAGTGGTCAAAGAACAAGGTGGAGAGAACGATTTGATCGATAGAATCAGGAAAGATGATTATTTCCAACCTATCTGGAACCAGCTAGACGATTTATTAGATCCTAACACATTCGTTGGAAGAGCTCCAGAACAAGTTGATGGATTTGTCAGGGATTGGGTCAAACCTGCTTTGGAGAAGTACCAGGATCAGTTGAAGAATGTAAAACAGGCTGAATTGTCTGTataa
- a CDS encoding pre-mRNA-splicing factor PRP46 produces the protein MSTSILPSTDGNAGPSTASNGLPPLADLVRRSTKRTRVVYGVEASSIDDGLARANKIKLASKLAAEYKDVQTLPPILASQQGPTGPKRPAAANGNGSSAPGPQAGQKLIGGPEAATSSSNTSDPAAEPRSLVKFRHQQGFAAEGGQASSRLSQALMRKKEAREVKPEYHPQWKLTRVISGHMGWVRAVAVDPGNQWFATGAGDRVVKIWDLASGELKLSLTGHISTIRGLAVSDRHPYLFSCAEDKMVKCWDLETNKVIRHYHGHFSGVYSLSVHPTLDVLVTAGRDASVRVWDMRSRANIFTLTGHTSTVADVKTQDSDPQIISGSMDSTVRLWDLAAGKCMTTLTHHKKSVRALAIHPTEYSFASASSGGNNIKKWKCPEGTFVHNFVGHEAIINTLSLNTEGVMFSGADNGSLTLWDYKTGLPFQHLKDIPQPGSLDAEAGVFCSTFDKTGTRLITGGADKTIKVYSEQA, from the exons ATGTCGACCTCGATCCTCCCATCGACAGACGGTAATGCGGGACCGTCCACTGCTTCAAATGGTTTACCGCCTTTAGCTGATTTGGTAAGGAGGAGTACGAAGAGAACGAGGGTTGTATATGGTGTAGAAGCAAGTTCCatcgatgatggattggCTAGAGC AAATAAGATCAAGCTCGCCTCAAAGTTAGCAGCAGAGTATAAAGATGTTCAAACGCTTCCACCTATATTAGCAAGTCAACAAGGACCTACAGGACCCAAACGACCTGCCGCTGCAAATGGTAACGGTTCATCGGCACCTGGACCTCAAGCTGGTCAGAAGCTGATAGGTGGACCTGAAGCTGCTACATC ATCATCAAATACATCTGATCCCGCTGCTGAACCTAGATCGCTAGTGAAATTCAGACATCAACAAGGATTCGCGGCGGAAGGTGGTCAGGCGTCGTCTAGGTTATCGCAGGctttgatgaggaagaaggaagcaAGGGAAGTCAAACCTGAATATCACCCACAAT GGAAACTTACAAGAGTCATTTCGGGTCATATGGGTTGGGTCAGAGCGGTAGCTGTCGATCCAGGAAATCAATGGTTCGCTACTGGTGCAGGTGATCGAGTAGTGAAG ATTTGGGACTTGGCAAGTGGAGAATTGAAATTATCTTTGACTGGTCATATCTCTACAATTAGAGGACTAGCTGTGTCGGATAGACATCCTTATCTGTTCTCGTGTGCTGAAGATAAG ATGGTAAAATGTTGGGATTTAGAGACAAATAAAGTCATCAGGCATTATCATGGTCATTTCTCCGGTGTCTACTCCTTATC TGTTCACCCTACGCTTGACGTTCTTGTAACCGCCGGTCGAGATGCGAGTGTTCGA GTATGGGATATGCGAAGTCGAGCGAATATTTTCACCCTCACTGGACATACCAGTACAGTAGCAGATGTGAAGACGCAAGATTCTGatcctcaaatcatctcgGGAAGTATGGATTCGACTGTTCG ATTATGGGATCTGGCAGCAGGTAAATGTATGACGACTCTAACGCACCACAAGAAATCCGTCAGAGCATTGGCCATCCATCCGACCGAATACTCCTTCGCATCGGCAAGCTCAGGTGGAAACAATATCAAGAAATGGAAATGCCCCGAAGGAACTTTCGTGCATAATTTCGTCGGTCATGAAGCTATTATCAATACTTTGAGTTTGAACACTGAAGGTGTCATGTTCTCGGGTG CGGATAACGGTTCATTGACTCTATGGGATTACAAGACTGGTTTACCGTTCCAACATCTCAAGGATATTCCTCAACCTGGTTCATTGGATGCCGAAGCT GGTGTATTCTGTTCTACTTTCGATAAGACTGGTACGAGGTTGATCACGGGTGGTGCCGATAAGACAATCAAGGTGTATTCTGAACAGGCGTAG